GTGAGGCGGAGCGCGCTCTGACGGCGCGGATGGAACGCATGCATCTGGACGTGAATGAGCGCCTCGGCGATGTCGCGCAACGCCTTTGGCGGGAGCATGCGGAGGCCCGATTGGCGCAGTCAGATGCGCTGAAGGAAATGGCCACCTCCAATGCGACGCAGCTTGCCGCCATTCGTGCTTCCGTCAATGAGCAATTGAGCGCCAGCGTTGAAAAACAGATGCAGACCTCCTTTGCCCGCGTGGTCGAGCAATTTGCAGAGATGCAGAAAGCGATCGGGGAAGTGACGGCTGTCAGCGCCCAAATCGGCGATCTCAAACGTTTATTCACCAATGTCAAAACCCGTGGCGGTTGGGGGGAGGCGCAGCTCAGGGCGATCCTGGATGATATTCTGCCGCCCGACGCTTATGAATGTAATTTCCGGATCCCGGAGAAAAATGTCTTCGTGGAATTCGCGATCAAAATGCCCTCACGCGCCCATCCAGCACCCTATCTTTCGATCGATTGTAAATTCCCGACCGATTCATATGAGCGGCTCCTGAGTGCGATTGAGCGCGCCGACGCGCCCGCTGAGCGGATTGAGCGCCGCAATCTCGAAACGGCGATTCGCCTTGAGGCCCGAAAAATGGCGGAAAAATACATTGCGCCGCCCTCAACCGTGGAATTTGCCGTCCTTTACCTGCCG
This genomic stretch from Candidatus Kirkpatrickella diaphorinae harbors:
- a CDS encoding DNA recombination protein RmuC; protein product: MHVVGSFLPWLIAFFCLGIAISLWLRSGRRGTADLRTQLDQMKTHVQDTQSTESRATQLAFREAERALTARMERMHLDVNERLGDVAQRLWREHAEARLAQSDALKEMATSNATQLAAIRASVNEQLSASVEKQMQTSFARVVEQFAEMQKAIGEVTAVSAQIGDLKRLFTNVKTRGGWGEAQLRAILDDILPPDAYECNFRIPEKNVFVEFAIKMPSRAHPAPYLSIDCKFPTDSYERLLSAIERADAPAERIERRNLETAIRLEARKMAEKYIAPPSTVEFAVLYLPTDGLYSEIARIPGLIDELGRVSRIIVMGPSIIPALLRTVHLGYVTIALEERTDTIARLLGVTRQEIMKMDSVLEKLAKGAGTMSNTIEAARRRTRVLGKRLRELDAIEDATERDLEDEI